One window from the genome of Mucilaginibacter ginsenosidivorans encodes:
- the leuB gene encoding 3-isopropylmalate dehydrogenase, whose translation MKKNILVIPGDGIGPEVTTWGKAVLEKIGSIYGHTFSFDEGLMGHVAIEATGTSLPDDTLAKAKASDAILFGAVGHIKYDNDPSAKVRPEQGLLKIRKELGLYANLRPIMLFDELLNASSLKPEILKGTDILFFRELTGDVYFGEKTRGDGFSSDLMIYHKYEVERIAKKAYEAAMVRGKKLCSVDKANVLETSRLWREVIQDVAKQYPEVETEHMFIDNAAMQLVKNPKKFDVVVTANLFGDILTDEASQIAGSMGMLASASIGDGTGFFEPIHGSAHDIAGQDKANPLASILSVALMYEIAFGLKEEAKRITDAVDKTLKAGYRTGDIADSNTDKAKILGTTAMGQKVLEYI comes from the coding sequence ATTAAAAAAAACATATTAGTAATACCCGGCGACGGGATAGGGCCCGAAGTAACCACCTGGGGTAAGGCTGTGCTGGAAAAGATAGGTTCCATTTACGGGCATACCTTTTCTTTTGATGAGGGCCTGATGGGTCACGTGGCTATTGAGGCCACGGGCACTTCGCTGCCTGATGATACTTTGGCAAAAGCTAAAGCCAGCGATGCGATATTGTTCGGAGCGGTTGGTCATATCAAATATGATAACGATCCGTCGGCAAAAGTTCGCCCGGAGCAGGGCCTGTTGAAGATCCGCAAGGAACTGGGCCTGTACGCCAACCTGCGCCCTATTATGCTGTTTGATGAGTTGCTGAATGCATCGAGCCTGAAACCTGAGATATTGAAGGGAACTGATATCCTGTTCTTCCGCGAATTGACGGGTGACGTGTACTTCGGAGAAAAAACCCGGGGCGACGGCTTCTCATCCGACCTGATGATCTATCACAAATACGAGGTAGAGCGCATAGCCAAAAAAGCTTACGAGGCTGCTATGGTGCGCGGCAAAAAATTGTGTTCGGTAGACAAGGCTAATGTGTTGGAAACTTCCCGCCTTTGGCGCGAAGTAATACAGGACGTAGCCAAACAATATCCTGAGGTGGAGACAGAACATATGTTCATCGACAACGCGGCTATGCAACTGGTGAAGAACCCGAAGAAGTTCGACGTGGTGGTAACGGCCAACCTGTTTGGCGATATCCTGACCGACGAAGCCTCGCAGATCGCAGGTTCCATGGGTATGCTGGCATCGGCGTCTATTGGCGACGGAACGGGCTTTTTTGAACCTATCCATGGTTCGGCGCACGATATTGCCGGGCAGGACAAGGCAAATCCGCTGGCATCCATCCTATCTGTAGCGTTGATGTACGAGATCGCTTTCGGTTTGAAGGAAGAAGCTAAACGCATCACCGATGCCGTCGACAAAACATTAAAAGCAGGCTACCGCACCGGCGACATTGCGGACAGCAACACAGATAAAGCAAAAATATTAGGCACCACGGCCATGGGGCAAAAGGTGCTGGAGTATATTTAA
- the leuD gene encoding 3-isopropylmalate dehydratase small subunit has translation MATKIFKHVQSTVVPLPIENIDTDQIIPARFLKATTREGFGNNLFRDWRFDGEDNPKDFVLNHPTYSGKVLVAGKNFGCGSSREHAAWAIVDYGFDVVVSSFFADIFKGNALNNGLLPVQVSDAFLAKIFEAVFADPHAEVEVDLVDQFIKISATGEQENFEINPYKKACLTNGYDDIDYILSKKELIEEYESKR, from the coding sequence ATGGCAACTAAAATATTCAAACATGTACAAAGCACCGTGGTGCCGCTGCCGATAGAGAATATCGACACCGACCAGATCATCCCGGCACGCTTTTTAAAGGCAACTACCCGCGAAGGGTTCGGCAACAACCTGTTCCGCGACTGGCGTTTTGACGGCGAGGATAATCCAAAGGATTTCGTCCTGAATCACCCTACCTATTCGGGCAAAGTACTGGTAGCCGGCAAGAATTTCGGTTGCGGAAGCAGCAGGGAACATGCTGCCTGGGCCATTGTCGATTACGGTTTCGACGTGGTGGTAAGCAGCTTCTTTGCCGATATTTTCAAAGGCAACGCGCTGAACAACGGCTTGCTGCCGGTACAGGTAAGCGATGCTTTTTTGGCAAAGATATTTGAAGCCGTTTTTGCTGATCCGCATGCGGAGGTAGAAGTTGACCTGGTCGACCAGTTCATCAAAATTTCCGCCACCGGCGAACAGGAAAACTTCGAGATCAACCCTTACAAAAAAGCATGCCTTACTAACGGCTATGATGATATCGACTATATCCTGAGCAAAAAGGAATTGATAGAGGAGTACGAAAGTAAGAGGTGA
- a CDS encoding antibiotic biosynthesis monooxygenase family protein, with the protein MILEVAILNVIPGSEDDFLSAFSKAQHIIPKMAGYISHQLKRCLENSSRFILLVEWQKLTDHTEGFRKSDEYQEWKGLLHHFYDPFPTVEHYEEVK; encoded by the coding sequence ATGATACTCGAAGTCGCCATACTCAATGTAATACCCGGATCGGAAGATGATTTCCTGTCGGCTTTTTCGAAAGCGCAGCATATTATCCCGAAGATGGCGGGCTACATTTCGCACCAGCTAAAAAGATGCCTGGAAAATTCCAGCCGTTTTATTTTGCTGGTAGAATGGCAAAAACTAACAGATCATACTGAAGGCTTCAGAAAGTCCGACGAATACCAGGAATGGAAGGGTTTATTACATCATTTTTATGATCCTTTCCCAACAGTCGAGCATTATGAGGAGGTGAAATAG